A stretch of Microbacterium caowuchunii DNA encodes these proteins:
- a CDS encoding lysophospholipid acyltransferase family protein, giving the protein MAAGRTRRRRASPERTRPSIFWPLAGIVVPIIGVIAKIEIEGEENLPETGPYVLAPNHYSEIDPVLVAAAVWRLGRAPRFMAKESLFRIPVLGAALRATGMVPVARSASATGARQTLETAEKLVEKQAGVIVYPEGTLTRDPDLWPMRGKTGASRLALAGGIPLIPMAHWGAQRILPRYGKLSLWPLRKRVRVVIGKPLDLAGFTDRSLHPAAQQEATTMLMDEIAHLLEGLRGEKAPPTRWNPGDHGQAETGRLEREGEA; this is encoded by the coding sequence ATGGCCGCAGGCAGAACCCGTCGCCGCCGGGCGTCTCCGGAGAGAACGCGGCCCAGCATCTTCTGGCCCCTCGCGGGCATCGTCGTCCCGATCATCGGCGTGATCGCGAAGATCGAGATCGAGGGCGAGGAGAACCTGCCCGAGACGGGCCCGTACGTGCTCGCGCCCAACCACTACAGCGAGATCGATCCCGTGCTCGTGGCGGCAGCGGTCTGGCGGCTCGGCCGCGCGCCGCGCTTCATGGCCAAGGAGAGCCTCTTCCGCATCCCCGTGCTGGGCGCGGCGCTCCGGGCCACGGGAATGGTGCCGGTCGCTCGCTCCGCCTCGGCGACCGGTGCCCGGCAGACCCTCGAGACGGCCGAGAAGCTCGTCGAGAAGCAGGCCGGCGTGATCGTGTACCCCGAGGGGACGCTCACCCGGGACCCGGATCTCTGGCCGATGCGAGGCAAGACCGGCGCCTCCCGGCTCGCCCTCGCCGGCGGCATCCCGTTGATCCCGATGGCGCACTGGGGTGCGCAGCGCATCCTTCCCCGGTACGGGAAGCTCAGTCTCTGGCCGCTGCGCAAGCGCGTCCGGGTGGTCATCGGGAAGCCGCTGGACCTGGCGGGCTTCACCGACCGGTCCCTGCACCCCGCCGCTCAGCAGGAGGCTACGACCATGCTCATGGATGAGATCGCGCATCTCCTGGAGGGACTGCGCGGCGAGAAGGCGCCGCCGACCCGGTGGAACCCGGGCGATCACGGCCAGGCCGAGACCGGCCGGCTCGAGCGGGAGGGCGAGGCGTGA
- a CDS encoding NAD(P)H-dependent glycerol-3-phosphate dehydrogenase: MSRRAEARPAKVAVLGAGSWGTTFGKILADGGSDVVMWARRAELASEIHTGKRNSKYLPGINLPRSMSATAQLEEAIDGVDQIFLSIPSQSLRENLKVLRPMLVGSEIPLVSLMKGVEKRSGLRMSQVIEQELACDPARIAVASGPNLALEIAQEQPTAAVISSIDADTAAAVARLARNRYFRTFVNSDVVGTEFGGVLKNLIAVAIGIVDGVGYGENTKASIITRGLVEMTDFAVAQGAQPETLQGLAGLGDLIATCQSPLSRNNTAGRLLGQGYSFQDVVSQMQQTAEGLASVAPVLQLARASGVEMPIVEQVKRVLDGTMNPREIAPHLTTDDDTPKGERTQYGQAGGGGALWRSIQRALDQLRNGGGGPRSDRP, from the coding sequence GTGAGCCGCCGCGCAGAGGCGCGTCCGGCCAAGGTCGCCGTCCTCGGCGCCGGCAGCTGGGGGACGACCTTCGGCAAGATCCTCGCGGACGGCGGTTCGGACGTCGTCATGTGGGCCCGCCGGGCGGAGCTGGCGAGCGAGATCCATACCGGGAAGCGCAACTCCAAGTACCTGCCGGGCATCAACCTGCCCCGGTCGATGTCGGCCACCGCACAGCTGGAGGAGGCCATCGACGGCGTCGACCAGATCTTCCTGTCGATCCCGAGCCAGAGCCTGCGCGAGAACCTCAAGGTGCTGCGCCCCATGCTCGTGGGCAGCGAGATCCCTCTCGTTTCGCTGATGAAGGGCGTGGAGAAGCGGTCGGGACTGCGGATGAGTCAGGTGATCGAGCAGGAACTCGCGTGCGATCCCGCGCGCATCGCCGTCGCCTCCGGGCCGAACCTCGCGCTCGAGATCGCCCAGGAGCAGCCGACGGCCGCCGTGATCTCTTCGATCGACGCCGATACCGCCGCGGCGGTCGCGCGTCTCGCGCGGAACCGCTACTTCCGGACGTTCGTCAACTCCGACGTGGTCGGTACCGAATTCGGCGGCGTTCTGAAGAACCTCATCGCGGTGGCCATCGGAATCGTCGACGGCGTGGGGTATGGCGAGAACACGAAGGCGTCGATCATCACGCGCGGGCTCGTCGAGATGACCGACTTCGCGGTCGCGCAGGGCGCCCAGCCCGAGACGCTGCAGGGGCTCGCCGGGCTCGGCGACCTCATCGCGACCTGCCAGTCCCCGCTGAGCCGCAACAACACCGCGGGCCGCCTCCTGGGCCAGGGGTACAGCTTCCAGGACGTCGTGAGCCAGATGCAGCAGACCGCGGAAGGTCTCGCCTCCGTCGCGCCCGTCCTGCAGTTGGCCCGTGCCAGCGGTGTCGAGATGCCGATCGTCGAGCAGGTCAAGCGCGTGCTCGACGGCACGATGAACCCGCGCGAGATCGCCCCGCACCTGACAACCGACGACGACACCCCGAAGGGTGAGAGGACACAGTATGGACAAGCCGGTGGTGGCGGTGCTCTTTGGCGGTCGATCCAGCGAGCACTCGATCAGCTCCGCAACGGCGGCGGGGGTCCTCGAAGCGATCGACCGTGA
- a CDS encoding D-alanine--D-alanine ligase family protein, translating to MDKPVVAVLFGGRSSEHSISSATAAGVLEAIDRDRYRVIPVGVTRTGAFVLEADDPAKFRLDPQHMPEVVDNGTRVLWPEAAGDRRMRVRTAEGALEDLGAVDVVLPILHGSHGEDGTIQGFFDTLELPYAGGGVLDSALCMDKHFMKVALQAAGVPVSPGITIRRADWDGTAASVLAAMGDTPLPWFVKPSRAGSSVGVSKVHTADELEEALRIAFAEDDKVLVERGVVGREIEVGVLEGRSGAAARVSLPGEIVLTTREFYDFEGKYLGGDGVEVVCPALLTDAETEAVQQMALRAFAAVDGRGLARVDFFLTEDGPVVNELNTMPGFTPISMFPKCWIASGMTYPELISELIETALARG from the coding sequence ATGGACAAGCCGGTGGTGGCGGTGCTCTTTGGCGGTCGATCCAGCGAGCACTCGATCAGCTCCGCAACGGCGGCGGGGGTCCTCGAAGCGATCGACCGTGACCGCTACCGGGTGATCCCGGTCGGTGTCACCCGCACGGGCGCGTTCGTCCTGGAGGCGGACGATCCCGCGAAGTTCAGGCTGGACCCGCAGCACATGCCCGAGGTCGTCGACAACGGGACGCGGGTGCTCTGGCCGGAGGCGGCCGGCGACCGCCGCATGCGCGTGCGCACGGCCGAGGGCGCGCTCGAGGACCTCGGCGCCGTGGATGTCGTCCTGCCCATCCTGCACGGCAGCCACGGCGAGGACGGGACCATCCAGGGGTTCTTCGACACGCTCGAACTGCCCTACGCGGGCGGCGGCGTGCTCGATTCCGCCCTGTGCATGGACAAGCACTTCATGAAGGTCGCCCTCCAGGCCGCCGGTGTGCCCGTCTCTCCGGGGATCACCATCCGCCGCGCGGACTGGGACGGCACCGCTGCCTCCGTCCTCGCCGCCATGGGGGACACCCCGCTGCCCTGGTTCGTCAAGCCGTCCCGCGCCGGGTCGAGCGTCGGCGTCTCCAAGGTGCACACCGCCGACGAGCTGGAGGAGGCGCTGCGGATCGCCTTCGCCGAGGACGACAAGGTCCTCGTCGAACGGGGGGTCGTGGGGCGCGAGATCGAGGTCGGGGTGCTCGAGGGGCGGTCCGGCGCGGCCGCCCGGGTATCCCTGCCGGGCGAGATCGTGCTCACCACCCGCGAGTTCTACGACTTCGAAGGCAAGTATCTCGGCGGCGACGGCGTCGAGGTGGTCTGCCCGGCCCTGCTGACGGATGCGGAGACCGAGGCCGTGCAGCAGATGGCGTTGCGCGCCTTCGCCGCGGTGGACGGGCGCGGGCTCGCACGGGTGGACTTCTTCCTCACCGAGGACGGACCGGTGGTGAACGAGCTGAACACCATGCCCGGCTTCACCCCGATCTCGATGTTCCCGAAGTGCTGGATCGCGTCCGGGATGACGTACCCCGAGCTCATCTCCGAGCTGATCGAGACCGCGCTCGCCCGGGGCTGA
- a CDS encoding DUF3515 family protein, which translates to MPRSRLSRSFAPAVTAALLALGMALSGCASTVSLEPAPEANDPLCAEVTAYLPETVDGQQRRWTDAQATGAWGDPAAVILTCGVTPPGPSELPCQTTGGVDWIIDDADAPNYRVTSFGRTPAVEVYLDTQVVSSREVLDRLSPLVAKLPRDGECTARPGTP; encoded by the coding sequence GTGCCCCGATCGCGTCTGTCCCGTTCCTTCGCGCCCGCCGTCACGGCCGCACTGCTCGCTCTCGGGATGGCGCTCAGCGGATGCGCCTCGACCGTGTCCCTCGAGCCCGCACCGGAGGCCAACGACCCGCTCTGCGCGGAGGTGACGGCGTACCTGCCCGAGACCGTGGACGGCCAGCAGCGCCGGTGGACGGATGCCCAGGCGACCGGAGCGTGGGGTGACCCCGCTGCGGTGATCCTGACGTGCGGGGTGACCCCGCCCGGCCCCTCGGAGCTGCCGTGCCAGACGACCGGAGGCGTCGACTGGATCATCGACGACGCCGACGCGCCCAACTACCGGGTCACGAGCTTCGGGCGGACCCCCGCCGTCGAGGTCTACCTGGACACCCAGGTCGTCTCCAGCCGTGAGGTCCTCGACCGTCTCTCCCCGCTGGTGGCGAAGCTCCCCCGCGACGGGGAATGCACCGCGCGACCGGGGACGCCCTAG
- the thiL gene encoding thiamine-phosphate kinase, translated as MTAAPSDPTVGETSEGTILRRILSRFPPSTAAVGPGDDAAVLDLAGGPVVATVDTLVHGPDFRLAWSSGFDLGWKSAAVNLADIAAMGARPVALLVALAMPEDTRLSFVEAVADGLRAACDRLAPGCAVEGGDLTVSDTLTIAVTALGTLSGPPIRRSGASAGDVVALAGAAGEAARGLRLLFDRFRDADGTPVPVVTDELSTDERRAVAAQLRPEPPIALGPVAARAGATAMMDVSDGLLLDATRLAEASGVTLDLAREGLGPDAGTALTGGEDHALLATFPVDGVPDGFRVIGRVTPRGGAPVLVDGAPYGGRGGWDPYQDWDSARG; from the coding sequence ATGACCGCTGCCCCATCGGACCCCACCGTGGGGGAGACGAGCGAGGGCACGATCCTGCGCCGCATCCTCTCCCGGTTCCCGCCCAGCACCGCTGCGGTCGGCCCCGGGGACGATGCCGCCGTGCTCGACCTCGCCGGGGGGCCGGTGGTCGCCACCGTCGACACCCTCGTGCACGGGCCGGACTTCCGCCTGGCCTGGTCGAGCGGTTTCGACCTCGGCTGGAAGTCCGCCGCCGTGAACCTCGCCGACATCGCCGCCATGGGCGCGCGCCCGGTGGCGCTCCTGGTCGCCCTGGCGATGCCCGAGGACACGCGCCTGTCCTTCGTCGAAGCCGTCGCCGACGGCCTGCGCGCCGCCTGCGACCGGCTCGCTCCGGGGTGTGCGGTGGAGGGCGGCGACCTGACCGTCTCGGACACGCTCACGATCGCGGTGACGGCGCTCGGCACGTTGAGCGGGCCGCCCATCCGCAGGTCGGGGGCGTCCGCCGGGGACGTCGTGGCGCTCGCGGGTGCGGCGGGGGAGGCGGCTCGAGGACTGCGTCTGCTGTTCGATCGGTTCCGTGATGCCGACGGGACGCCCGTCCCGGTGGTGACGGACGAGCTGTCAACCGACGAACGCCGCGCCGTGGCGGCGCAACTGCGACCGGAACCGCCGATCGCGCTCGGGCCGGTCGCGGCACGGGCCGGCGCCACCGCGATGATGGACGTGTCCGACGGGCTCCTCCTGGATGCCACCCGCCTCGCCGAGGCGTCCGGCGTCACGCTCGACCTCGCGCGCGAGGGGCTCGGCCCGGACGCAGGCACCGCCCTCACCGGCGGCGAGGACCACGCGCTGCTCGCGACCTTCCCGGTCGACGGCGTGCCGGACGGGTTCCGGGTGATCGGGCGCGTGACGCCCCGGGGCGGCGCCCCGGTGCTGGTCGACGGTGCCCCGTACGGCGGCCGCGGCGGCTGGGACCCGTATCAGGACTGGGACTCGGCGCGCGGCTGA
- the rsmD gene encoding 16S rRNA (guanine(966)-N(2))-methyltransferase RsmD: protein MTRIIAGTAGGIRLDVPGSGTRPTSERVREALFGALDSADAIDGARVLDLYAGSGALGLEALSRGAAQVDLVDKAGGAASVAARNAERVSRATGTPARTHRSAVATYLSVRRGPFDLVFLDPPYDLADADLAEDLRLLRPSLSPDALVIVERGRRAAEPGWADADLEVYRSRTYGDTTLWWAQPRAESQS, encoded by the coding sequence GTGACGCGCATCATCGCCGGGACCGCCGGCGGCATCCGGCTCGACGTGCCCGGTAGCGGTACCCGACCCACCAGCGAGCGGGTGCGGGAGGCGCTGTTCGGCGCCCTCGACTCCGCCGACGCGATCGACGGCGCCCGTGTGCTCGACCTCTACGCGGGTTCCGGGGCGCTCGGGCTCGAGGCATTGAGCCGGGGCGCGGCGCAGGTGGACCTGGTCGACAAGGCCGGCGGCGCGGCATCGGTGGCCGCACGCAACGCGGAACGGGTGAGCCGCGCGACGGGAACCCCGGCCCGCACGCACCGGAGCGCCGTAGCCACCTACCTGAGCGTCCGCCGAGGCCCCTTCGACCTCGTCTTCCTCGACCCTCCCTACGACCTCGCCGACGCCGATCTGGCGGAGGATCTGCGGCTGCTCCGTCCCTCGCTCTCGCCCGACGCCCTCGTGATCGTCGAGCGGGGACGCCGCGCGGCCGAACCCGGCTGGGCGGACGCGGACCTCGAGGTGTACCGCTCGCGGACGTACGGCGACACGACCCTGTGGTGGGCTCAGCCGCGCGCCGAGTCCCAGTCCTGA
- a CDS encoding 1-acyl-sn-glycerol-3-phosphate acyltransferase, whose product MSRFLARLFWTFSRWSLVTEPAPTRPTILIGAPHTSNWDFVLMLAIAWQLGIPVRWLGKDGLFRGWRGPIMRALGGIPVDRSDPAGVVAEVVADVHAGEVFGLVVTPEGTRAGSGWKSGFYRIARQTGMPVTLGYVDRTTMTTGLGPTLEMTGDVAADMDRIRAFYADKAGLRPQLRTEPRLRDESPDAGDRSA is encoded by the coding sequence ATGTCCCGATTCCTCGCGCGTCTGTTCTGGACCTTCAGCAGGTGGTCGCTCGTCACCGAGCCTGCCCCCACCCGGCCGACCATCCTGATCGGTGCGCCGCACACCTCCAACTGGGATTTCGTGCTCATGCTGGCCATCGCCTGGCAGCTCGGCATCCCGGTCCGGTGGCTCGGCAAGGACGGCCTCTTCCGCGGATGGCGCGGACCGATCATGCGGGCACTCGGGGGTATCCCGGTGGATCGCTCGGATCCCGCGGGCGTCGTCGCGGAGGTGGTCGCCGACGTGCACGCCGGCGAGGTCTTCGGCCTGGTCGTCACGCCGGAGGGGACGCGCGCGGGGTCGGGCTGGAAGTCCGGCTTCTACCGCATCGCCCGGCAGACCGGGATGCCCGTGACCCTCGGCTACGTAGACCGCACCACCATGACGACCGGGCTCGGGCCCACGCTGGAGATGACCGGCGATGTCGCGGCGGACATGGACCGCATCCGCGCCTTCTACGCCGACAAAGCGGGGCTACGCCCGCAGCTGCGCACCGAGCCGCGCCTGCGGGACGAGTCCCCGGATGCCGGCGATCGCTCCGCCTGA
- a CDS encoding ATP-dependent DNA helicase RecG, whose translation MPVTLDSRLDGVVGGKTASALQRAFQMRTVGDLLSHYPRRYAKRGELTPIDSLVVGEQVTIVAQIKSANERKMQSRRGSLLEVIITDGQGDLQLTFFNQAWRMKDLRPGRRGIFSGKVGEYRRGKQFAHPDYELFDDDDAVMATAQAYATQPIPIYPATSTLSSWQIGSFIGHVLDVLGPLDDPVPAPLRERQGLLSIRDALQRMHRPESEDVIAEAVHTLRWHEALVLQTALLQQREHVRALSAVPRPAGSLLERFDAALPFSRTRDQVEVGDAIAADLVGDRPMNRLVQGEVGSGKTLVALRAMLQVAQSGGQAALIAPTEVLAGQHLRSITRMLGTQLAPELMPTLLTGQMGAADRRRAALRVASGQALIVIGTHALLSEKTTFADLALVVVDEQHRFGVEQRESLRAKGTSPHALVLTATPIPRTVAMTVFGDLDVSTIRTMPAGRAGIETFVAPLAERPGWFARVWERAAEEVRKGHQVFVVCPAIDVEAAGDAAVEEGEEAPEETAEEAADDSGSSRTRWGVVQVAALLEQHPLFGDITVAVLHGRMPAEEKDTIMRAFAAGDIDVLVATTVIEVGVDVPNASTMIILDADRFGVSQLHQLRGRVGRGEVAGLCLLVTEAPMRTPARSRVEAVAATLDGFQLAEIDLELRGEGNVLGDAQSGARSSLRLLRVVTDADLIALARQEGEAILADDPGLERHPGLAGAIERRLDTGERAALAKN comes from the coding sequence ATGCCGGTCACCCTCGACAGTCGCCTCGACGGCGTGGTCGGCGGCAAGACCGCATCCGCTCTGCAGCGCGCCTTTCAGATGCGCACCGTGGGCGATCTGCTCTCGCACTACCCGCGCCGGTACGCGAAGCGCGGCGAGCTCACCCCCATCGACTCGCTCGTCGTCGGCGAACAGGTGACCATCGTCGCCCAGATCAAGAGCGCCAACGAGCGGAAGATGCAGAGCCGTCGCGGGTCGCTCCTGGAAGTGATCATCACGGACGGTCAGGGCGACCTGCAGCTCACCTTCTTCAACCAGGCGTGGCGGATGAAGGACCTCCGGCCGGGACGCCGGGGGATCTTCTCCGGGAAGGTGGGCGAGTACCGGCGCGGCAAGCAGTTCGCGCATCCCGACTACGAGCTCTTCGACGACGACGACGCGGTCATGGCCACGGCGCAGGCCTACGCGACGCAGCCGATCCCGATCTATCCGGCCACGTCGACGCTGTCGAGCTGGCAGATCGGTTCGTTCATCGGCCACGTCCTCGATGTCCTCGGGCCACTGGACGATCCCGTTCCCGCCCCGCTCCGGGAGCGTCAGGGGCTCCTGTCCATCCGGGATGCCCTGCAGCGCATGCACCGACCCGAGTCGGAGGACGTCATCGCCGAAGCGGTGCATACGCTGCGCTGGCACGAGGCGCTGGTGCTGCAGACGGCTCTCCTGCAGCAGCGGGAGCACGTCCGGGCACTCTCGGCCGTCCCACGGCCCGCCGGGTCGCTGCTCGAGCGCTTCGACGCGGCGCTGCCGTTCTCGCGTACCCGCGACCAGGTCGAGGTCGGGGACGCCATCGCGGCGGATCTCGTCGGTGACCGGCCGATGAACCGGCTGGTGCAGGGCGAGGTCGGCTCGGGGAAGACGCTCGTGGCGCTGCGTGCCATGCTGCAGGTCGCCCAGAGCGGCGGGCAGGCCGCGCTCATCGCCCCGACCGAGGTGCTCGCCGGACAGCACCTCCGCTCGATCACCCGGATGCTGGGCACGCAGCTCGCGCCGGAGCTCATGCCGACGCTCCTGACCGGGCAGATGGGTGCCGCCGACCGCCGGCGCGCCGCGCTCCGGGTCGCTTCCGGCCAGGCGCTCATCGTCATCGGCACGCACGCGCTGCTGAGCGAGAAGACCACGTTCGCGGACCTTGCGCTGGTCGTCGTGGACGAGCAGCACCGGTTCGGGGTCGAACAGCGCGAGTCCCTCCGCGCGAAGGGGACGAGCCCGCACGCCCTGGTCCTGACCGCCACGCCGATCCCGCGCACCGTGGCCATGACCGTCTTCGGCGATCTGGACGTGTCCACGATCCGGACGATGCCCGCCGGCCGGGCGGGGATCGAGACGTTCGTGGCCCCGCTGGCGGAACGGCCCGGATGGTTCGCGCGGGTGTGGGAGCGCGCAGCCGAGGAGGTGCGCAAGGGGCACCAGGTCTTCGTGGTGTGCCCGGCCATCGACGTGGAGGCTGCCGGCGACGCCGCGGTGGAAGAGGGCGAGGAAGCGCCGGAGGAGACGGCCGAGGAAGCCGCGGACGACAGCGGTTCGAGCCGCACCCGGTGGGGGGTCGTGCAGGTCGCCGCGCTGCTGGAGCAGCATCCGCTGTTCGGCGACATCACCGTGGCGGTGCTGCACGGCCGGATGCCGGCCGAGGAGAAGGACACGATCATGCGCGCCTTCGCTGCCGGCGACATCGACGTGCTGGTGGCCACCACCGTGATCGAGGTCGGCGTGGACGTGCCCAACGCGTCCACGATGATCATCCTGGACGCGGACCGCTTCGGGGTGTCGCAGCTGCACCAGCTGCGCGGACGCGTCGGACGCGGTGAGGTGGCGGGGCTGTGCCTGCTGGTGACCGAGGCCCCGATGCGCACGCCCGCCCGATCGCGCGTGGAGGCGGTCGCCGCGACCCTGGACGGTTTCCAGCTCGCCGAGATCGATCTCGAGCTGCGTGGCGAGGGCAACGTGCTGGGCGATGCCCAGTCGGGTGCACGTTCCTCGCTCCGGTTGCTCCGGGTGGTGACCGACGCCGATCTCATCGCTCTGGCGCGGCAGGAGGGGGAGGCGATCCTCGCCGACGATCCGGGGCTGGAGCGGCACCCCGGCCTGGCCGGGGCGATCGAGCGGCGGCTGGACACGGGGGAGCGCGCGGCGCTCGCAAAGAACTGA
- the coaD gene encoding pantetheine-phosphate adenylyltransferase — protein sequence MSNRIAVVPGSFDPPTLGHLDVIRRAASLYDHVHVLVVHNPGKEAMLPIAQRVSLLEQSIVEDGMDSRHLTIASWSMGLLVDYATDVGAGVLVKGIRSQVDVAYETPMAIVNRHLAGIETVFLLPDPSHALVSSSLVRQVAGLGGDVSPYVPEPVARFLDTGARGI from the coding sequence GTGAGCAACCGGATCGCCGTCGTCCCCGGATCGTTCGACCCCCCGACGCTGGGCCACCTCGATGTGATCCGGCGCGCGGCGTCGCTCTACGATCACGTCCACGTCCTGGTGGTGCACAACCCCGGCAAGGAGGCGATGCTCCCCATCGCCCAGCGCGTGTCGCTGCTGGAGCAGTCCATCGTCGAGGACGGCATGGACTCGCGGCACCTGACGATCGCCTCGTGGAGCATGGGCCTGCTCGTCGATTACGCCACGGATGTGGGCGCGGGAGTGCTGGTCAAGGGGATCCGTTCCCAGGTGGACGTGGCCTACGAGACGCCCATGGCGATCGTGAACCGGCACCTCGCCGGCATCGAGACCGTCTTCCTGCTTCCCGACCCCTCTCACGCGCTCGTGTCGAGCTCGCTCGTGCGTCAGGTCGCCGGGCTCGGGGGCGATGTGTCCCCCTACGTGCCGGAACCGGTCGCGCGCTTCCTGGACACCGGCGCGCGGGGCATCTGA
- a CDS encoding YceD family protein gives MREVSFDVQTADKWGEGLVAVEEKSVIELDVKLESVHEGILVSGVAAGQAAGICGRCLTDIVQPVEVEFQELFAYPGQEAADFEVQDDHVDLEILVRDAIVLSLPFQPVCRPDCPGLDPETGERLAENTVVEPREALDPRWAALAELAADQDSDPGEPGLSTQTS, from the coding sequence ATGCGCGAGGTGTCCTTCGACGTCCAGACCGCGGACAAATGGGGCGAAGGACTCGTCGCCGTGGAGGAGAAGTCCGTGATCGAACTCGACGTGAAACTCGAGTCCGTGCACGAGGGGATCCTCGTCTCCGGTGTCGCCGCCGGTCAGGCCGCCGGTATCTGCGGTCGGTGCCTCACCGACATCGTCCAGCCCGTCGAAGTCGAGTTCCAGGAGCTTTTCGCGTATCCTGGTCAGGAAGCGGCGGACTTCGAAGTTCAAGACGACCACGTGGATCTTGAAATTCTGGTCAGGGATGCGATCGTCCTGTCGCTTCCCTTCCAGCCGGTGTGCCGGCCTGACTGCCCCGGTCTCGACCCTGAGACCGGAGAACGTCTGGCTGAGAACACCGTGGTGGAACCACGCGAAGCCCTCGATCCGCGCTGGGCAGCGCTTGCGGAACTCGCGGCGGACCAGGACTCCGATCCCGGCGAGCCCGGACTTAGCACACAGACCTCGTAG
- the rpmF gene encoding 50S ribosomal protein L32, which produces MAGNPPKRKVSRSNTRSRRAQWKAAPITLVKTVENGQTVYSRPHQAKVVTDSQGTELFLEYKGRKVADV; this is translated from the coding sequence ATGGCAGGTAACCCCCCGAAGCGCAAGGTTTCGCGCTCCAACACTCGCTCGCGCCGCGCGCAGTGGAAGGCCGCGCCCATCACGCTGGTCAAGACCGTCGAGAACGGCCAGACCGTCTACTCGCGTCCCCACCAGGCGAAGGTCGTCACGGACTCGCAGGGCACTGAGCTGTTCCTGGAGTACAAGGGCCGCAAGGTCGCCGACGTCTGA
- the rnc gene encoding ribonuclease III, protein MKDAADLSALSEKLGVDIDPELLSLALTHRSYAYEHGQSPHNERLEFLGDSVLGQAVTVKLYTEHPDLDEGSLAKRRASVVSTVALAEVARGLGLGEYIRLGRGEQLTGGDDKDSILADTTEALIGATYLSAGPEEATALVLRLIEPLLGDPERYGAAVDPKTSLQELAAARGLPAPAYAVEATGPDHARVFTARVSVGDITQIGTGTSKKHAEMAAALQAWHLLSAQS, encoded by the coding sequence ATGAAGGACGCGGCGGACCTCTCCGCACTTTCCGAGAAGCTCGGGGTCGACATCGACCCCGAGCTTCTCTCACTCGCGCTCACGCACCGCTCCTACGCTTACGAGCATGGGCAGAGCCCGCACAACGAGCGACTCGAATTCCTCGGCGACTCGGTGCTGGGTCAGGCCGTGACGGTGAAGCTCTACACCGAGCATCCGGATCTCGACGAAGGATCGCTCGCGAAGCGGCGCGCCAGCGTCGTCTCCACGGTGGCACTGGCGGAGGTCGCGCGAGGGCTCGGCCTGGGCGAGTACATCCGCCTCGGCCGGGGCGAGCAGCTGACCGGCGGCGACGACAAGGACTCCATCCTCGCCGACACGACCGAGGCCCTCATCGGCGCGACGTACCTGTCGGCGGGGCCGGAAGAGGCCACGGCATTGGTGCTCCGGCTGATCGAGCCGCTGCTGGGCGACCCCGAGCGTTACGGTGCTGCCGTCGACCCCAAGACCAGCCTGCAGGAACTGGCCGCTGCTCGCGGCCTCCCCGCGCCGGCGTACGCCGTGGAGGCGACCGGTCCCGATCATGCCCGGGTGTTCACGGCGCGTGTCTCCGTCGGCGACATCACGCAGATCGGCACCGGGACGAGCAAGAAGCACGCCGAGATGGCGGCCGCACTGCAGGCGTGGCACCTGCTGTCGGCCCAGTCCTGA